The sequence cagtTTTTCTAAAAagctgaaatcacatttacataagtattcagaccctttactcagtactttgttgaagcacctttggcagcgattacagactcgagtcttcttgagtatggtgctacaagcttggcacaactgtatttggggagtttctcccattcttctctgcagatcctctcaagctctgtcaggttggatggggagcgtcactgcacagccattttcaggtctctccagagatgttctatcgggttcaagtccgggctctggctgggccactcaaggacattcagacacttgtcccgatgccactcctgtgttgtcttgggtgtgtgcttaagtttgttgtcctgttggaaggtcaaccttcgccccagcctgaggtccggcgcactctggagcaggttttcatcaaggatctctctgtactttgctccgttcatctttccctcaatcctgactagtctcccagtccccacagctgaaaaacatccacccagcatgatgctgccaccaccatgcttcaccatagggatggtgccaggtttcctacagatgtaacgcttggtattcaggccaaagagttcaatcttggttttatcagaccagagaatcttgtttctcatggtctaagtcctttaggtgcctttcggcaaactccaagcgggctggcatgtgcctttactgaggagtggcttccgtctggccacactaccacgaagacctgattggtggagtgctgcagagatggttctccttctggaaggttctcccatctccacagaggaactctgggcctctgtcagagtgaccatcgtgttcttggtcacctccctgaccaaggcccttctcccccgattgctcagtttggccgggcggccagcactaggaagagtcttggtggtttcaaacttcttccatttacgaatgagagtccaatgtgttcttggggaccttcaatgctgcacaaatgttttggtacccttccccagatctgtacctcgacacaatcctgtctcagcgctatatggacaattcctttgacctcatggcttggtttttgctctgacaggcactgtcaactgtatgaccttatatagacagatgtgtgcctttccaaatcatgtccaatcaattgaatttaccagaggtggactctagaaacacctcaaggatcagcaatggaaacaggatgcacctgagcccaactttgagtctcatagcaaagggtctgaatacttatgtaaataaggcatttctgttttttaatagatttgcaaagatttctaaaaacctgtttttgctttatcattacgggggtaatacattttagaatatgtttgtaacgtaacaaaatgtggaaaaagcgaaggggtctgaatactttccgaatgcattgtataaagCACTGTGGATCCCGTGCCTTATAGTGGCAGTAAGCCCCATCTGACAGTCTTGCGCagagctctccaaccctgttcctggagaactactgtCCTGTAGGGTTTCGCTCCAACcataatctagcgcacctgattctaataattagctggttgataagctgaatcagggtAGTTATAACTggggttggaatgaaaacctacaggaaggtttAGAGCGCTCAACATGAAGAAATACTAAATAATTTCATAGCATTGAAACAagaccactctctctctgtcacagacGGACAGAATCACTTTGTGCTTAAAGCTGAAGTTGTAACGAGTCTGCACACATGTGAATGGCGTCTCTGCACCACTCAGTGGATGTTAAGGAGAAAATTCTGTCGTCAGTTGTATGAAATAGTGCCAGTATTGTACTGTCACTAAGtatgatcatatttattttacagttagAAGAAATGTGAAATCTTATCGTAAGTTATTCATTATTTGATTgctactatatttagaaagcatctCAGTCATTCCAAGCCCTATTGGCAACCTTTGGTTGAACTGGGGGGGGTCATAACTGTCCATATTTTCATAATgtgcttgtgtcctcaaaagtgagtaTACCGcagcaattattttttttttaaatactactTGAAAAGGTGAGTTCCAGACCTTTCTAAAACGATGCAACATTACCAGTAATTGTTTATAGCCATCTCATGAAAATAATGTATgcttgggtatgtctatttaggcagAAATCTAAATGTTGCCCTATCATAAGACTCcattatgcttagggtcatgtattaaAATGCTTGCCAGGCCATTATTCTGGCTACCATGACAATGCCCcaatccacagggcacgagtggccactgaatggtttgatgagcataaaAACtttgtaaaccatatgccatctcagtcaccagatcccAGCCGGAtttaacacttatgggagattttgGAGCCGCTCCTGAGACAAGTGTTTTCCACCCCCATCAACAAAACACCTCATGGAATAATGGTTtggcatccctccaatagagttccagacccTTGTAGAATGTATGCCAagatgcattgaagctgttctggctcatggtggccctattaagacactaagatttagatgcactattgtaaagtggttgttccactggatatcataaggtgaatgcaccaatttgtaagtcgctctggataagagcatctgctaaattacttaaatgtaaatgtaaatgttggtgtatcctttattttggcagttacatgtagcGCAGTATTTTAAATATGCATTTTAttcagtcatttttgctcatttttatcaagggtgtcaatttcAGACCCCACTACATACAGGTGAGTACTGTCTGGTCTAAGTGTGTTTTTTTACTGGCTGCAGCACAAAGGCCTGTTTATGGTAGCAGTGTGTGTCAGCGTGTCAAAAAAAATTATCTGCCAGGGGAAATGATTTAAAACACTAAAGTAACAGAGCTGCcttcagagagaacacagagggtCTTAACACACCTTCCCCCAGCAGCAGGGCACACACTTGAACCTTTATACACCAACCTGCCACAGAGCACACACTCCAGACCTTCATACATCCCCGaaaaaacacccccccccccaaaaaaaaaaatctgacctCAGAGGGCACACTCAAGACCTCTATTCACTAACAACCATCCCCAACAAACAAGAACATTATGACATCAGAAAGCACATTTCATTGCCTTAATAcacctattcccccccccccccggtcctGGATCACAGGAGTTGATTGTCCTGCACAGCTCACAGAAATAAGACTCAATTACACAATTCTGAGAAACAAATTACACATAAGTACTCCCAAGCATGTGCGCATGGCTGTGCGTGATGATGTCGTGCGTGTGTGAAACAATGCTTGGAGAACACCAAAGTAACAGATCCGAAAGGAACAGAGGATGTGGAGCTTATTCAGCGCTTTAAGAACAATATTAATGTTCATGCACACATATTtagatatatataaaacacacacagagacacatttaTGAACCATATGCTCATAGACCCAACCCTGACTTGTGCTGTGTTCATTCACTAGGAAACACTCTGGCTCTGTGATTCAGTATGAAAAGGCTTGTGTGTTATTTTATACAAAGATGAGAGATGCATGAACTGGGAAACTCAAGCAACCCCTATAAATAAGTTTAATGGGTTGTTATTCATTAAAAACAACTCTAGAGGAAAGCCCAATCTTTGTCTTAAAAAAGTGTGTCTGCTGTTTGGCCTTTTTTTCCGCCCCTTGTTTGTATACGTGTAGTCAACTATTGACAGGTCCGTTACTGTTGTTGAAATCTAATTATGTTAGTGTGTCCACAAGTTATAGGCCTAGTGGATGTTAAGCAAGAGTATCAACTAGGCCTACAAGAAAGTGTGGAAAGTGGTCAAACAGAGATATAGTGCTTCCCAGTATTTCTGTCCACATGTTTCAAAACATGTGAAAGACTCTGCCAAAACCCGTGAAAGACTGTGTGCAAACTTGCACACGAGCAACGATGGCTCAAAATACACATATTCCATCACATTTGAGACCACCACACTTTCAAAGTAAAAACTCTTTGGCTTTTTCCAAATGAGCCCCACTTTTCGTTTGGGTGGAGTCTGAAAAAGAACAAATATAAGTCACCACAAACATGTCACTAAATGTAATGAGTGTGAATATATaccagagaccaagagagagaaaaTGCAAGAAagagtgaaagtgtgtgtgtgtgggagcatTTTGTTTGCATTAAGAATAGTGTGTACTTTTTTGTAAgtgttaacgtgtgtgtgtgaatgtgggtTGTAAGGCGGGACTCACTGTCTGTTGCTGTGCTGCCATTGGGCAAAGATCCCAGATCAACAACCAGGCCGTCCAGACAGACGTTCAGCTCGCCTCCTGCTACAACTGAGCCTTTGTTCTCTGTCTGCAAGACCAGACTGAGCTGCAGATTCTCCACTGGAGGGAAAGTGGGGAGtgtggaatggagggagggatagatggaggagagtgtgaagagaaaacgaaggagagaaagaaaatgaaGGATTAGGGCGAATAAGAGATGATAAGATGTGCGCTATCAATTGCGTAAAGGCAACCAAagttctttctctcttcttcttacatgtttgtataaaaaaaacatcctGAGGGAGTCTGTTTCACAAGTGTAACATttaatctttcaaatactttcaaCTGGAAAGACTACTTTAGTAGCATGACTAGGAATCCTATTAACAATCCATGGCCTTAGGCCTACATAAAAATTAAAACAACTTTAAAAATACACTTTTATTGTCTTACTCTTGCCATCATGTGTACGCAGGGTGTCAAGCAGGTCAATGGTGGCACTTCCCAGCAACTCCTTCCTCAAGGTGTGGCAGCTCCACAACTTCAGATCTAAGTGGCTCTGAGGCGTCACATTCCTACACAACACACAAGTCAAAATCAGCTACACAGACAGATAGACCTACATTACACATTCATGTGGTATTAATGGACAGCGGCATAGCATTGGCATGTTGTATCAGaattgagagagggggggggggggggggggggctgtagcTCACAGGGTTAGGTCCTCGTTCCACTGTAGCTCAAGGTGTCCAGTGCGTTTTCCCGTTTTCTTGGTTTCACTAGTCAGGCCATCGGCAGTCACCTCCACAAAAGAGCTGAGTCTGGAACGGGTGGGCAGCTTAGGTGACTGAGGCTTTGCTGAGACCACTGTGgcaagaaaataaaaaacagttgATGAACATATATGCAAATGACAAAAAGAGACCATTTGAATGACTGTGGTACACCGAACTCTGATCAACCATTAAGCTACAGTAATAAAACATTCTTATTACAGCTACTCTGCAAGAAACTGTATGTCAAGAAAACACAAAAATGCAAATATCGCCCTCTAGCTGACACATGCAAAACAAGGTGGATATTGCCCCTTGgattgcatgttctgttaataaaTTAGTTGTTGATTGTTCCATATTACTGTGCTGCTCACTTGGCCAGCGAAATGTCACAACTGTCTGCCTATCCATGTCAGAATGAACTTTGAACTTAATTCAATATCCGCTAAGGAAAACATGGGCCAAATAACTGTTAGGCTACTGCTGTATCTTTTCAATAGACCAGAAATCTTCCAATTCTTTTAAACTGTCAAGGTAAATTGAACCTATTTTATCTGATATTATACGAGAGGGGGTGCGAGTGATGGGTGACATATTAGTAGTTCATGAACAATTCACTGGGGGAAAAAAGAGCAAAAGGGAGGGAATAAATGGCAGGGAGAGCAAATGGGAAACTGGAATAACAATGGATGATGAAAAGAGCTGGGGGTGGTTGGCATGAGAGAAATTGTCAGACATACAtagggaagaggaggatgagtaTTAGAGTAGGTTACAATAGAAGGTGATAGATGAGAGGAATTAAACGTTTCATATTGATGATTACCTTTCAAGGTCAACTGTGATTTTTCTGTGGTCTGGACATTGCCAGGTCTTGTCACACTGGCAGCTGCCATGACATCACAGCCCTGAGACACACGCACAGGCACAATCAGAGAACACACATAACCGACATGAAGGCAAACTGTAAAGTAGGCCTAAATCACACACTGCAATTCAAAACAATTAGTTATGCATTTCCCCTGTGTACCCTCCACAACGTAAACAACAACATACATAGTAAAATAGCATGTCTCAGTGAATCCTTACAACAGACATGAACTAGCCAACAATATCATACCAATGCCATCTACACTACTACAGCCAAATGATCATACATTAGCTATCTAGGCATCTCGCCACCTTGGAAAGAACTGTTTGGCACAATGACAACTGGCAGTGGATTGTATTTCCTCTACATATCTAGCTAGTCATAGTAGACAGTAGTAGCTCGAATAGTTTCGACTCATATCTGGGTGTTATCACGTCCTAAAATACACGTCCTCCGTCCAGCATAGCAAACTCCTTGCTAGATTTCACATACATCCGCGAAGAGATGGTTAGCTAGTCTGATAAGGTTTGCTATCTCTTGGCCAATAACTTGGGTCGTGGCCGAGTCCTTGTGAATCACCTTGTAATGTCATCACTGATGTCGACTATGAAAGCATATAGCTAGCGGATCGATTAaccgtagctagctaacgttacttgtaAACAGCGTAACCCAACGAAATCGACAAGACGAGAACATCAACTGCCTGTAAGCTAGCTAGTTCCAAGGTGAGACATCGCATTTGCTGCAAACTAGTAGCTCGCTAAACGTATCGATTAACTGTAGCTACAGATCAGTAACTCAAATTGGCTCATTGTCTCCGTATTTAAATACCctgcacacaaaaacaaaacacggAAGATGGTGAGCTATTTTGATGATAGCTCCTAGCAAGCTAGCGAACAGCTTTGTTGTCGGCATAAGGACAAGATAATTGTCACATTTTCTCGTAAACGTAGATGGATATGTGTACTATTTAAGAAATGTATTCAACAATACTATATTACTTGACATTGGTGGTAACGTATTTTATTAATTTTAGCATAATTACCTTTTTTAGCTGTGGTCCGCTGGTACAACTAGCTAGTTAACTTTCATTTCCGCCTGCCTCAATGACGGGGTCACGTGATTCGCATTAATGGCCAGCGCATTGAATTGTGGTTCACAACATGCAAACACATGTACAGTATCTGACGGCTTTACAGCAGTTAACGCGGTATCCCCACTCGTTTTGATACAAAAatgagggatggggatggagaaatgtaaccactttcaaataaattcatagacagagctatggatgcaaggactgaccatccatgatatcaacattatagatTGAACCATGTTTtgatactaaagtgtttttttattggagtaaaacaagcttatattttcgGTCCTGATGGGGTACTACAGTTGAACTATGCTTATGAGGCATTTACAAgtgatattcttcaagaatcaatgggtacatatcattaatttataagttcAAAAATGTAtatagcaactgctgattgctccTTCAATAAACCAAAGATAACAAAGCTTCAAATGCTGTTTATTTAAAACCACATTTCCCCATACTGAGTAAAAACAATTCAATTGGAAGCTACATATTTCAAACAGTGCTTAAATTCAACATGTTGTGGTTTACCAATAGTTTTCACCCAGCAGTTAATGTTGTCTGAAATAAGTTGGCTATAATCCATAAGCTTACATTAAAATTGGGTGAACCAAAACCATATGTTGATATACAGTGAATAAGCAGCCATATCTTTCACGTGTGGTTGAGTCATATCATTACAAGACGTATCCACAGATTGTTCAAATTCAAAAGCATTATGAATAGCTGTGAAGGTGTTGATTTCTTGAGTTTTTCAACAAAAATGGGAACAATTTGTCTGATATGCCAACTGTCCCTACAAATGGTCCATTGCTGGACATAAGTCTTTCAAAGGTATCCGAAAGTGCTATATCCAATTGTGTATAAGACAGTGATCATGACAAACACTCAGCAACGGACAGTCCAGGAGGATGTTGGCCATGGTGACTCATGTAGTGGTCATGGAAATAGGTCATCACAGCCAGGGGAGGACCCAGTAGAAAGCACAGCCACACCAGCCCATTGCCATAGTTACCCTTGAAATAGTCTCCAAGGTAAACATCTACCAGGAGCtgggacagggaaagagagggaggagttaacatgcatgttcacacacacagcataaacacatacagtatatacttgATGGTATTTCAGTTTCCCTCACCTCAAAGATCATCATGAAGAAGATCCATAGACGACAGCTGTGTAAGGGCAGAGCAATGACATACTGCAAGgcacaaaaaacaaaatgtaaataCATAACCCATTACCATGGATTGTCTCATAGTAGCACATGGGACAGCTTTAAGTAGTTAGCAACTAATCATTATTTCGCACAAGATAACTGAACTGATTGTACTCACCCATCTAcaccataataataataacaataataataacaacaacaaccagtCCTACTATGACCAGTCCTACCTCGCAAAGGGCAGCTGACATCAGGAAGACCAGCAAATCTGCTTGCTTTTGTGACACCCTCTTTTTCAGTAGTGGTGTATACAAGTGTCTTTATgtaagagaaaaagagacagagatagagagggataaAGAGTGATAGAAGTTCGTTTTACACACACAGTCCATACCTCTTCTGAGAGAGAATGGAAAAGTCTATTTAGGTGTCAAGTGTCACTATTACCTGTAGCACCACTTATGAAGAGGAATATTCCAATTCCACCAAAAACATTTCAGTGTTTTAGCATTCCTGCAGATGAAAATATGAATCTATTACACATCTGTTACTCTAttacacataaacacatataaGTGGATCATCCAAAATGAATGATTAGGATATAACGGACCACCAATCCCCATAGAAATGGCGGTCTCCAAAGCACAACAGTTCAGCACAGAAGTTCAGGTAGGAGTGAGAAAACAGGAAGGAGAACATCAGCCACAGGAAGTGGTTGGGAGCCTGTAAAGGAAATTGGACCGCTTTATTGACAGCGCTATTGTTTGACACCACCAGAACATACTAATAATGCTCCACTACCCTAAAACACAAACACGCTTACCACAAGCTCCATCAGGTGCTCCACCCTGGTAGTGATGTCCATATTCTAGAGGAAAGGAAAAGTCAAAGAGGAAATAATGTGAGattaatatatcattacatttttgATGAAAAGGGATATTGCTTTCACTCACAGAGAAGGAGTTTTCTGATCTCTGGAAGATGGGTTCAATCCACTGATAGGAAAACAAAAGGTGCACACGGAATAGAATTACAATGGGTAACATAAAGATAAAGCCATTTCAAATAAATCCTAGATAGATGGATAGACTTGCAAACAGAAGGATAATTTAATACCAAACCTAAAAGTTAAAACATATCACCTGCTGCACAATTCCCACAATAATTTGAGTAAGGACCACCTGAAAGTAGAGGCCCAAAATAAGATGGTGGAAAATCAATGCATATTAACATTTAACACAATAATTACACGGGATAGGTATTGTGTGGGTGAGGTTTTATCTCACCATTTCTATCAGCGTCTTACAAAGAACGTTGATACGGACCCTTGGTGTGAAGGGGAAATCTCGCTGGTAGCATAAAGTGGGCGCCAGGAGAAAGTAGTAAAGgtctaacagagagaacagtcaatgtcCTTAACTGTCTATGTGTTCTTAGTCTACAACTAGACAGGCAGAAATTGTGCACAAGCCATTACGCGTGAGAAAGAATGACGTTCTCACCTTTAATAGTTAGGTGTTCTATATGTTTTTTTGTCTCATGTAATACACACTTGTCTGTTCCTGGAAAACAGATACAGATGTTCACCACACCAGAAATCCAAACAGCAGAGTAATTATCTTCAGCCTAAGCAGCAATTACAATTAGTGATAACTGCAGGAAATCAACCAGCGGTAACTGCAGccacgaagaaaaaaaaaaacggttCCCACTGACATACCTGGAGATGGAACAGACCCCTGACGATACCAATTGTTGGTTTCTTGGTAAGAATAAAGCTTGAGCCCAAGAACAGTGTAGGTCCAGAGTGAGAAATATGCTCCCCCTGATAGGCAGATAGTGAAACAGTTTCACCTCAACTTAAGACTCACCATCTTAAGTTGAGGTGCACATCCACACAAAGCTAAATATGCTCTATTGCAATGGAACCATAACAACCTGGAATATCAGGTACAGGTCAATATCTGTGCATATCATACTTGCGGTATTTACCTGTTGATATTGAAGTATCATATAGAATGATGACAGCAGGAAAAAGTGTTAGTAATCCCAGGTTCCCCAGGTGTAAACAGTGCCCTGCACTGGGGGATAGTGTTCCCTAGAATCAACACACACATATCAACCTTTGCGAGACAGTTCACATAACCTAGCCTCTCTTATTTGAAAAGCCAAGGGTAGAACTGTCTCACCTTATCCAGACACCTCTCAAGTAGCAGAGCAGCAATAGCAAACATATTGGCAGCTGCAAAGGTGTGAGAAGCATGAAGGATGAGTGAGTTTATTACTCAAATTCATTaacagtacagtgagggaaaaaagtatttgatcccctgctgattttgtatgtttgcccactgacaaagaaatgatcagtctataattttaatggtaggtttatttgaacagtgagagacagaataacaacaaaaaaatccagaaaaacgcatgtcaaaaatgttataaaatgatttgcattttaatgagggaaataagtatttgacccctctgcaaaacatgacttagcacttggtggcaaaacccttgttggcaatcacagaggtcagatgtttcttgtagttggccagcaggtttgcacacatctcaggagggattttgtcccactcctctttgcagatcttctccaagtcattaaggtttcaaggctgacgtttggcaactcgaaccttcagctccctccacagattttctatgggattaaggtctggagactggctaggccactccaggaccttaatgtgcttcttcttgagccactcctttgttgccttggccgtgtgttttgggtcattgtcatgctggaatacccatccacgacccattttcaatgccctggctgagggaaggatgttctcacccaagatttgacggtacatggccctgtccatcgtccctttgatgcggtgaagttgtcctgtgcccttcgcagaaaaacacccccaaagcataatgtttccgcctccatgtttgacagtggcgatggtgttcttggggtcataggcagcattcctcctcctccaaacacggcaagttgagttgatgccaaagagctccattttggtctcatctgaccacaacactttcacccaacacttccatttgcgaataatcgcaccaaatgttgtcaccttctcaccaagctgcttggcgatggtcttgtagcccattccagccttgtgtaggtctacaatcttgtccctgacatccttggagagctctttggtcttggccatggtggagagtttggaatctgattaattgattgcttctgtggacaggtgtcttttatacaggtaacaagctgagattaggagcactccctttaagagtgtgctcctaatctcagctcgttacctgtataaaagacacctgggagccagaaatctttctgattgagaggaggtcaaatacttatttccctcattaaaatgcaaatcaatttataacatttttgacatgcgtttttctggattcttttgttgttatcctgtctctcactgttcaaataaatctaccattaaaatgatagactgatcatttctttgtcagtgtgcaaacgtacaaaatcagcaggggatcaaatacttttttcccctcactgtatattccTTGTGCAGTTGGTTAAGCTGACAATAGTGCAGTGGTGACAAAGCCTCACCCAGTATCAGGTTGACAGACGGCCAGTTATAATTGTCCTCCATAAGGTGCTCCAAGACTTTCCTCAAGTCAATCAAGAAGCCATGTCTGTTCAGAAGAGGGTATGtcagagaaaaaagaaaacacattAGTTGCTGAtcgagtgtgtgtctgtgtgtgtactcacTGTATAAAGTTATCCAGGAACAGGTGAGCATGGGTCAAGATctgcaaaaacaacaacacacaaaaTACAACAATATTGGTCTCTTCTCTTTCCCTGCATAGCTTATAGAACTTGATCACATTTAGTATCCAGAGAGAATGACTCACCAGAAGGATAATGATCCAGTTGAGAATCCCTCTATAGTTTGTGAAGCGGCTGTCAGAGCTCAGTAAGGAATCCTGGACACTGTGACAGCTGTAGTGACAAAACGACGTCAACATATTCAGTCAATAACAATTAAATCATGGGAATATCTGGAGATTTAGAGATATAGGTTTAATATTAATGTGTACCAGAACATGTCCATGTCTGGATGTGGTTCAGTGGGAGGATCAGAGCTGGAATTGCCATAGTACTGACATTTCTCTTCGACATCAAGTGAAGaagaggagcaggaacaggcttCAGGTTCTGCTGCAGACATCTCAGCCTCTGTGTTGATGGTGTGTCATCAGTACATCAGACAAAGTTGAAAAGGCACATCAAGATATCCACATCAATTTCTCTATCTGAAATAAAAAGCAGAGATTGTCTTGTTGCAACTTGCAAGCATTGCTATTATCTTCATAAATGTAAAAATGACAAAAGtagtaaaaaaacaaatgtacattAATTTTACTGTCAAGGCAGGGAAGCAATTTGCATAGTGAATTATTAGGCTTTTAGATAAATTGCACATGAGCCACCCCCACCTTGTAGATTACGAGGCAGCGTTCAACGAACGCAATATCGTTGCTGTTTTTATGACTGATATCATGCAATAATAGTCGGTTCTGACCTGACATCAATTGCCTCGAATTGATGATCTTTCTGCAAAGAAATGTGGAAAACATATTGGCAATCATTTGAACATGAATATCTTCTCATCTCAAGTATCCATTTTTCTGCATGTTCACGATCCACGCACCATTCCGTTACCGTGCAAGTCATCATGATGCAGATGGTACAGTTTGTCGGGACCAATGATTTATATTTACACTAGATGCCCTATAGGGGGCGCTGTGTTAAAGCCAGCGTGCCTCCATCTGAAGTCCTCCCTCCAccgttgaaaaaaatattttggaagctatagaaatgcatttattctattacagacaccttaatgtatatttttttaatattatgtgagctaaacattcaaaaaattaaataacacaaaacttaaagtatatatatttttagatcaCTAATGTTTCGGTCTCCCATACAACAATTAAAAAATACtttaatacatgtaattttgtccttgaaacatttaaaggtagactcagcgaaattACATTGCCAccagcagcaccgcagatattgaaATAAGCAAGATGCAAGActtcactctcacacagtcacagcGCATGCGC comes from Salmo trutta chromosome 7, fSalTru1.1, whole genome shotgun sequence and encodes:
- the LOC115196890 gene encoding diacylglycerol O-acyltransferase 1 isoform X2; this translates as MSEAEMSAAEPEACSCSSSSLDVEEKCQYYGNSSSDPPTEPHPDMDMFCCHSVQDSLLSSDSRFTNYRGILNWIIILLILTHAHLFLDNFIQHGFLIDLRKVLEHLMEDNYNWPSVNLILAANMFAIAALLLERCLDKGTLSPSAGHCLHLGNLGLLTLFPAVIILYDTSISTGGAYFSLWTYTVLGLKLYSYQETNNWYRQGSVPSPGTDKCVLHETKKHIEHLTIKDLYYFLLAPTLCYQRDFPFTPRVRINVLCKTLIEMVVLTQIIVGIVQQWIEPIFQRSENSFSNMDITTRVEHLMELVAPNHFLWLMFSFLFSHSYLNFCAELLCFGDRHFYGDWWNAKTLKCFWWNWNIPLHKWCYRHLYTPLLKKRVSQKQADLLVFLMSAALCEYVIALPLHSCRLWIFFMMIFELLVDVYLGDYFKGNYGNGLVWLCFLLGPPLAVMTYFHDHYMSHHGQHPPGLSVAECLS
- the LOC115196890 gene encoding diacylglycerol O-acyltransferase 1 isoform X4, encoding MLTCSWITLYSEYTHRHTLDQQLMCFLFSLTYPLLNRHGFLIDLRKVLEHLMEDNYNWPSVNLILAANMFAIAALLLERCLDKGTLSPSAGHCLHLGNLGLLTLFPAVIILYDTSISTGGAYFSLWTYTVLGLKLYSYQETNNWYRQGSVPSPGTDKCVLHETKKHIEHLTIKDLYYFLLAPTLCYQRDFPFTPRVRINVLCKTLIEMVVLTQIIVGIVQQWIEPIFQRSENSFSNMDITTRVEHLMELVAPNHFLWLMFSFLFSHSYLNFCAELLCFGDRHFYGDWWNAKTLKCFWWNWNIPLHKWCYRHLYTPLLKKRVSQKQADLLVFLMSAALCEYVIALPLHSCRLWIFFMMIFELLVDVYLGDYFKGNYGNGLVWLCFLLGPPLAVMTYFHDHYMSHHGQHPPGLSVAECLS
- the LOC115196890 gene encoding diacylglycerol O-acyltransferase 1 isoform X1, which codes for MIANMFSTFLCRKIINSRQLMSEAEMSAAEPEACSCSSSSLDVEEKCQYYGNSSSDPPTEPHPDMDMFCCHSVQDSLLSSDSRFTNYRGILNWIIILLILTHAHLFLDNFIQHGFLIDLRKVLEHLMEDNYNWPSVNLILAANMFAIAALLLERCLDKGTLSPSAGHCLHLGNLGLLTLFPAVIILYDTSISTGGAYFSLWTYTVLGLKLYSYQETNNWYRQGSVPSPGTDKCVLHETKKHIEHLTIKDLYYFLLAPTLCYQRDFPFTPRVRINVLCKTLIEMVVLTQIIVGIVQQWIEPIFQRSENSFSNMDITTRVEHLMELVAPNHFLWLMFSFLFSHSYLNFCAELLCFGDRHFYGDWWNAKTLKCFWWNWNIPLHKWCYRHLYTPLLKKRVSQKQADLLVFLMSAALCEYVIALPLHSCRLWIFFMMIFELLVDVYLGDYFKGNYGNGLVWLCFLLGPPLAVMTYFHDHYMSHHGQHPPGLSVAECLS
- the LOC115196890 gene encoding diacylglycerol O-acyltransferase 1 isoform X3; this encodes MSAAEPEACSCSSSSLDVEEKCQYYGNSSSDPPTEPHPDMDMFCCHSVQDSLLSSDSRFTNYRGILNWIIILLILTHAHLFLDNFIQHGFLIDLRKVLEHLMEDNYNWPSVNLILAANMFAIAALLLERCLDKGTLSPSAGHCLHLGNLGLLTLFPAVIILYDTSISTGGAYFSLWTYTVLGLKLYSYQETNNWYRQGSVPSPGTDKCVLHETKKHIEHLTIKDLYYFLLAPTLCYQRDFPFTPRVRINVLCKTLIEMVVLTQIIVGIVQQWIEPIFQRSENSFSNMDITTRVEHLMELVAPNHFLWLMFSFLFSHSYLNFCAELLCFGDRHFYGDWWNAKTLKCFWWNWNIPLHKWCYRHLYTPLLKKRVSQKQADLLVFLMSAALCEYVIALPLHSCRLWIFFMMIFELLVDVYLGDYFKGNYGNGLVWLCFLLGPPLAVMTYFHDHYMSHHGQHPPGLSVAECLS